In Rothia mucilaginosa, one genomic interval encodes:
- the mfd gene encoding transcription-repair coupling factor — protein MSTTRKATAQPPEAPLRPLLNTLNQLSSWVAIRTAASANPAERSARTLIGAVAGTHAALIADVSAAVRATTPEALSLIIAPTDRQAEDLAAALRAYLPAADIALFPAWETLPHERLSPRSDTVGRRLQVLRAMTGEATKRPQVVIAPVRAVIQPIVTGIEKLEPVHLVRGEEYPFKDVVRGLSDAAYSRVDLVAKRGEYAVRGGIIDVFPPTATTPVRLEFFGDELDEMRHFSVADQRTLSGGEELTELTLLPCRELLITPEVMSRAARLKADYPAAATMLEKIAGGIYVEGMESLTPLLIESMNTLTELLPAGSMIINVEPERVRARAEDLVATNEEFLAAAWDTSAEADAVAPIDLGQLRMSDSGFRTIDQTTAQALEAKLSWWEITELVTDADLLEDAAAGALENPGALENQSIADAIEDGIDTYTVSATPATAFNGSVERMLSQVGDLIQKQWTVLALTNGRGSTDRLIDLFHSGEGAPAVPAARRTSLEADPAGKLDHGIVEVCEAPASAGFLIEEAKLAVFTEAELLGRRGTYAPRGAAGQKFKTRRRRNAVDPLALNPGDYVVHERHGIGRFVEMTSRPVAGASPVNGVQPMKEYLVIEYAPAKRGGAPDRLFVPSDQLDLISNYVGGENPSLSKMGGSDWAKTKSRARKAVKEIAADLVKLYSARQASRGHAFAADTPWQRELEESFPYNETPDQLTAIHEVKEDMEKEIPMDRLISGDVGFGKTEVAVRAAFKAVQDGKQVAVLVPTTLLAQQHYETFSERFSGFPVKIRVLSRFQKAKETRQITEEIASGAVDVVIGTHRILSDSVVFKDLGLVIIDEEQRFGVEHKEKLKQMRTNVDVLAMSATPIPRTLEMSLTGIRETSTLATAPEERHPVLTFVGPRTDSQITAAIRRELMREGQVFFVHNRVADIDDVAAEIGKLVPEARIATAHGRMSESRLEQIIVDFWERRFDVLVCTTIVETGLDISNANTLIVDHAQNYGLSQLHQLRGRVGRGRERAYAYFLYPVDKTLGEIAHERLKAVATHNELGAGLQLAMKDLEIRGAGNLLGGEQSGHIAGVGFDLYLRLVGEAVANYRGEKEEREVETKIDLPVNAHIPHTYIDSERLRLQAYRQIAAADTEEKIAEAREELVDRYGELPEAVENLLAVATVRMHACAAGIHELVVLGPKVRVVTATPLPESRQMRLKRVYPGSTHAQPKGMDTWLTLVPRPKTMPVGGKELVDRPMLEWAEKFINSIYAEKPQALEE, from the coding sequence GTGAGTACCACCCGAAAAGCTACCGCACAGCCCCCCGAAGCACCCCTGCGCCCCCTCCTGAACACCCTCAACCAACTCAGCAGCTGGGTCGCGATCCGCACCGCCGCCTCCGCGAACCCTGCTGAACGTAGCGCACGCACCCTCATCGGTGCCGTCGCCGGAACCCACGCCGCACTCATCGCCGACGTCTCCGCCGCCGTACGCGCAACCACCCCCGAAGCGCTCAGCCTCATCATCGCCCCCACCGACCGCCAAGCAGAAGACCTCGCCGCAGCCCTGCGCGCCTACCTACCCGCCGCCGACATAGCGCTCTTCCCCGCCTGGGAAACCCTGCCCCACGAACGCCTCTCACCGCGCTCCGACACCGTAGGCCGCCGCCTGCAGGTACTGCGCGCCATGACCGGGGAAGCGACCAAGCGCCCCCAGGTCGTTATCGCGCCCGTACGCGCCGTCATCCAGCCCATCGTCACCGGCATCGAAAAACTTGAACCCGTACACCTGGTTCGCGGCGAAGAATACCCCTTCAAAGACGTTGTACGAGGCCTCAGCGACGCCGCATACTCGCGCGTAGACCTCGTCGCCAAGCGCGGCGAATACGCCGTACGCGGCGGCATCATCGACGTCTTCCCGCCCACCGCAACCACCCCCGTCCGCCTCGAATTCTTCGGCGACGAGCTCGACGAAATGCGCCACTTCTCCGTCGCCGACCAGCGCACCCTCAGCGGGGGAGAAGAACTCACCGAACTCACCCTGCTGCCCTGCCGCGAACTGCTCATCACTCCCGAGGTCATGAGCCGCGCCGCACGCCTGAAAGCCGACTACCCGGCAGCCGCAACCATGCTCGAAAAGATCGCCGGCGGAATCTACGTCGAAGGCATGGAATCGCTCACCCCGCTGCTCATCGAATCCATGAATACCCTCACCGAGCTGCTGCCAGCAGGGTCCATGATTATTAACGTCGAACCCGAGCGCGTGCGCGCCCGCGCCGAAGACCTCGTCGCCACCAACGAAGAATTCCTCGCCGCCGCATGGGACACCTCCGCGGAAGCCGATGCAGTAGCACCCATCGACCTCGGCCAGCTACGCATGAGCGACAGCGGATTCCGCACCATCGACCAAACTACCGCACAGGCACTCGAAGCCAAGCTCAGCTGGTGGGAAATCACCGAACTCGTCACCGACGCAGACCTGCTCGAAGATGCCGCCGCAGGTGCACTCGAAAACCCAGGCGCGCTCGAAAACCAGAGCATCGCCGACGCCATCGAAGACGGAATCGACACCTACACCGTCAGCGCAACCCCCGCAACCGCATTCAACGGCTCCGTCGAACGTATGCTCAGTCAGGTCGGCGACCTCATCCAGAAACAGTGGACCGTCCTCGCCCTCACCAACGGCCGCGGCTCCACCGACCGCCTCATCGACCTCTTCCACTCCGGCGAAGGGGCACCCGCCGTACCCGCAGCCCGCCGAACCAGCCTCGAAGCGGACCCCGCCGGCAAGCTCGACCACGGCATCGTCGAGGTGTGTGAGGCGCCCGCCTCCGCAGGCTTCTTGATTGAGGAGGCGAAGCTCGCCGTCTTCACCGAAGCCGAACTGCTCGGCCGCCGCGGAACCTATGCACCCCGAGGTGCCGCCGGACAGAAATTCAAGACACGCCGCCGCCGCAACGCCGTCGACCCGCTCGCGCTGAACCCCGGCGACTACGTGGTGCACGAACGCCACGGCATCGGCAGGTTCGTCGAGATGACCTCCCGCCCGGTGGCTGGTGCATCCCCGGTCAATGGCGTGCAGCCCATGAAGGAATACCTGGTCATCGAGTACGCCCCCGCCAAGCGCGGCGGCGCACCCGACCGCCTCTTCGTGCCCTCCGACCAGCTGGACCTCATCTCCAACTACGTGGGTGGCGAGAACCCGAGCCTGTCCAAGATGGGCGGTAGCGACTGGGCTAAGACCAAGTCCCGCGCTCGCAAGGCAGTCAAGGAAATCGCCGCCGACCTGGTGAAACTCTACTCGGCACGCCAGGCGTCGCGCGGTCACGCCTTCGCCGCAGATACCCCCTGGCAGCGAGAGCTGGAAGAGTCCTTCCCCTACAACGAGACTCCCGACCAGCTCACCGCCATCCACGAGGTGAAGGAAGACATGGAGAAAGAAATCCCCATGGACCGCCTCATCTCCGGCGACGTGGGGTTCGGCAAAACCGAGGTCGCCGTGCGCGCCGCATTCAAGGCGGTACAGGACGGCAAACAGGTTGCCGTACTCGTGCCGACGACCCTGCTCGCCCAGCAGCATTACGAGACGTTTAGCGAGCGCTTCTCGGGCTTCCCCGTGAAGATTCGCGTGCTTTCCCGCTTCCAGAAGGCGAAAGAAACCCGCCAGATTACCGAAGAAATCGCCTCCGGCGCGGTGGACGTGGTGATTGGTACCCACCGCATCCTCTCGGACAGCGTGGTGTTTAAGGACCTGGGCCTGGTCATCATTGACGAGGAGCAGCGTTTCGGCGTGGAGCACAAGGAAAAGCTCAAGCAGATGCGCACCAACGTGGACGTGCTCGCCATGAGTGCAACCCCCATTCCGCGCACCCTGGAAATGTCGCTCACCGGTATTCGAGAGACCTCCACCCTTGCCACCGCGCCGGAGGAACGCCACCCCGTGCTGACTTTCGTGGGACCGCGAACCGACAGCCAGATTACTGCCGCAATTCGCCGCGAGCTCATGCGTGAAGGACAGGTGTTCTTCGTACACAACCGCGTGGCTGATATCGATGATGTTGCCGCGGAAATCGGCAAGCTCGTGCCGGAGGCGCGCATCGCCACCGCCCACGGCCGCATGAGTGAATCGCGCCTGGAGCAGATTATTGTGGACTTCTGGGAGCGCCGCTTTGACGTGCTGGTCTGCACCACCATCGTGGAGACCGGCCTGGATATTTCGAACGCGAACACCCTCATTGTTGATCACGCCCAGAACTACGGTCTGAGCCAGCTGCATCAGCTGCGTGGACGTGTGGGTCGTGGCCGCGAGCGCGCCTACGCCTACTTCCTGTACCCGGTGGATAAGACCCTCGGCGAGATTGCGCACGAGCGTCTGAAGGCTGTGGCGACCCATAACGAGCTGGGTGCGGGCCTGCAGCTGGCCATGAAGGACCTGGAGATTCGCGGTGCCGGCAACCTGCTCGGCGGCGAACAGTCCGGTCATATTGCCGGCGTTGGTTTTGACCTGTACCTGCGCCTGGTCGGTGAGGCCGTGGCGAACTACCGCGGCGAGAAGGAAGAGCGAGAGGTCGAAACGAAGATTGACCTGCCCGTCAACGCGCATATTCCGCACACCTACATTGATTCTGAGCGTCTGCGCTTGCAGGCGTACCGTCAGATCGCTGCCGCCGATACCGAAGAGAAGATCGCGGAGGCACGCGAGGAACTGGTTGACCGTTACGGTGAGCTGCCGGAGGCGGTAGAGAACCTGCTTGCCGTGGCGACGGTGCGTATGCACGCCTGTGCCGCCGGTATTCACGAGCTGGTGGTGTTGGGCCCGAAGGTGCGCGTGGTGACCGCTACGCCGCTGCCGGAGTCCCGCCAGATGCGCCTGAAGCGCGTGTACCCGGGTTCCACGCACGCCCAGCCGAAGGGTATGGACACTTGGCTGACTCTGGTGCCGCGCCCGAAGACCATGCCGGTTGGCGGCAAGGAGCTGGTGGACCGCCCCATGCTGGAGTGGGCCGAGAAGTTTATCAACTCGATTTACGCGGAGAAGCCGCAGGCCCTCGAGGAGTAG
- a CDS encoding fibrinogen-like YCDxxxxGGGW domain-containing protein, whose protein sequence is MTTTYTNNPAEKPHAHSWSAKKWAACALAFGTAFTAAPLTPITPASAATGTHDGSSSDKAAASCYEVKQVNPSAPSGTYWLYTPQMSGPAQFYCDQETDGGGWVMIGRGREGWTESYNGTGDPNQLHQNPTGPAAFTPVQLPANTVDALLNGIKPQDLPDGMRLHRAHNARGTQWQNVYVQRPQTEQWTWAMSYGQRWGNVKFTGAGINRTAHMGGYPSEMAPGITTSSVRFFANPNQGYQIGFAYGALVNFGNENSDSYIYHKRGSFGYSIPFTQVFLRPKLTQRDLNFSQIGSGSAASNRRALPNSYTMPVRWRTSEQTGTGKKNEMNTYVQAITQVGDTVFTGGDFKYVESAGGERVDQSYLAGYNVDSGELVRSFRPTFNGQIKALEALPNNRLAVGGEFTEVNGEKVNHFVILDATTGQIDRTWDVQVQRRSGDAAQVKTLLVQDGYLYIGGNFTHVKGNTSKAYAYSRGAARINLSNGAVDWNWRPNFNGTVNGITAASDNSTVHAAGYFTELNNQRAFRLAALNGSNASNIKWEWEPSLKLNITDRIVYAFQFDVQDAGSTVWTGGADHLIANYSKNGYGRISSSISKYGGDWQDLHLSGNTIYGACHCGDVLFEGSTGYHTYWKESKAVHRMRLVAAFDKDSGEVIGEFSPVLKGASGYGVWESFVDSRGNLWVGGDINRSLGANGEQRTVGFARFAPRDVTAPSTPSNLSVQRDGSVDKLSWSGVRESGARYQVLRDDRVIATVSGTSYEVEHTDGARYYVRSIDASENFSASTGAAQA, encoded by the coding sequence ATGACAACCACATACACGAACAATCCCGCTGAAAAGCCCCATGCCCATTCATGGTCTGCTAAGAAGTGGGCTGCTTGCGCACTCGCTTTTGGTACTGCTTTCACTGCGGCACCGCTTACTCCTATTACTCCCGCCTCGGCTGCTACCGGCACCCATGATGGTTCCAGCAGCGATAAGGCGGCTGCTTCCTGCTACGAGGTCAAGCAGGTTAATCCTTCTGCCCCTTCTGGCACTTACTGGCTGTACACCCCGCAGATGAGCGGCCCGGCACAGTTCTACTGCGATCAGGAAACTGATGGCGGCGGCTGGGTCATGATTGGCCGCGGTCGTGAGGGTTGGACCGAGTCCTACAATGGCACCGGCGACCCGAATCAGCTGCATCAGAATCCCACCGGTCCTGCCGCTTTTACGCCGGTCCAGCTTCCCGCAAACACTGTCGATGCGCTGCTGAACGGCATTAAGCCTCAGGATCTTCCCGACGGCATGCGCCTGCACCGCGCCCACAATGCGAGGGGCACCCAGTGGCAGAACGTTTATGTTCAGCGTCCTCAGACTGAGCAGTGGACCTGGGCGATGAGCTACGGTCAGCGTTGGGGCAACGTAAAGTTCACCGGCGCAGGCATCAACCGCACCGCTCATATGGGCGGTTACCCCTCGGAAATGGCTCCGGGCATCACCACCAGCTCGGTGCGTTTCTTCGCTAACCCGAACCAGGGCTACCAGATTGGTTTTGCGTACGGCGCACTGGTGAACTTCGGTAATGAGAATTCTGATTCGTATATTTACCACAAGCGCGGTTCCTTCGGTTACTCTATCCCCTTCACTCAGGTGTTCCTGCGCCCGAAGCTGACTCAGCGTGACTTGAACTTCTCGCAGATTGGTTCTGGCTCTGCCGCCAGCAACCGTCGTGCTCTGCCCAATAGCTACACGATGCCCGTTCGCTGGCGCACCAGTGAGCAGACTGGCACCGGCAAGAAGAACGAGATGAACACCTACGTTCAGGCTATTACTCAGGTGGGCGATACCGTCTTCACCGGTGGTGACTTCAAGTATGTGGAGTCGGCTGGCGGCGAGCGCGTGGATCAGTCGTACCTGGCTGGCTACAACGTGGATTCGGGTGAGCTGGTTCGTTCCTTCCGCCCGACCTTCAACGGTCAGATTAAGGCTCTTGAGGCTCTGCCGAATAACCGCCTGGCGGTTGGTGGCGAATTTACCGAGGTGAATGGCGAGAAGGTTAACCACTTTGTCATTCTGGACGCGACCACCGGTCAGATTGACCGCACGTGGGATGTTCAGGTTCAGCGCCGCAGTGGCGATGCCGCCCAGGTGAAGACCCTACTGGTTCAGGACGGTTACCTGTACATTGGCGGTAACTTCACCCATGTGAAGGGCAATACTTCTAAGGCGTACGCTTACTCGCGTGGTGCCGCTCGTATTAACCTTTCGAACGGTGCGGTGGATTGGAATTGGCGCCCGAACTTCAACGGCACGGTCAACGGTATTACCGCTGCATCCGATAACTCGACTGTTCACGCTGCGGGTTACTTCACTGAGCTGAATAACCAGCGTGCGTTCCGTCTGGCTGCTTTGAATGGTTCTAACGCTTCGAACATTAAGTGGGAGTGGGAGCCGTCGCTGAAGCTGAACATTACTGACCGTATTGTGTACGCGTTCCAGTTCGATGTTCAGGATGCTGGCTCGACCGTGTGGACTGGCGGTGCTGACCACCTGATTGCGAACTACTCGAAGAATGGTTACGGCCGTATTTCTTCGTCGATTTCTAAGTACGGTGGCGACTGGCAGGATCTGCACCTGAGCGGTAACACCATTTACGGTGCATGCCACTGCGGTGACGTGCTCTTTGAGGGCTCTACCGGTTACCACACCTACTGGAAGGAGTCGAAGGCAGTTCACCGTATGCGCCTGGTCGCAGCGTTCGATAAGGACAGCGGCGAGGTTATCGGTGAGTTCAGCCCGGTTCTGAAGGGCGCTAGCGGCTACGGTGTGTGGGAGTCCTTCGTGGATTCTCGCGGCAACCTGTGGGTTGGTGGCGACATTAACCGTTCGCTGGGTGCTAATGGTGAGCAGCGCACTGTCGGTTTCGCTCGCTTTGCTCCTCGCGATGTAACCGCCCCGTCGACTCCGTCGAACCTGTCGGTTCAGCGTGATGGTTCAGTGGATAAGCTGTCCTGGTCTGGCGTTCGTGAGAGCGGTGCTCGCTACCAGGTGCTGCGTGATGACCGTGTGATTGCTACGGTCTCGGGTACCAGCTACGAGGTTGAGCACACCGATGGCGCTCGCTACTACGTGCGTTCCATCGATGCATCTGAGAATTTCTCGGCTTCTACGGGAGCTGCTCAGGCTTAG
- a CDS encoding NAD(P)H-quinone dehydrogenase: MTSKVNYASQRIVIIGGGPGGYEAAMVAAASNADVTLIERNAIGGSAVLTDVVPSKTLIATADMMTRFSEAGSLGIENTKGKAPQLRVDMDRVNRRVRDLAQQQSADIKRALASAGVKIIHGTGKLLDRHTVQVTDEAGLVYPLQADFVLLSVGTHPREMATGMPDGERILTWTQLYNLCEVPEELIVIGSGVTGAEFASAYNGLGSRVTLVSSRDRVLPGEDEDAARVLEDVFERRGVRVMPRSRAAAVERTEDGTGVIVTLSDGRKVSGTHCLVAIGSIPNTEDLGLEAAGVEQTSSGHIKVDGVSRTSVNSIYAAGDCTGVYPLASVAAMQGRIAMAHILGDAVRPLRTDKVAANIFTSPEIATVGVSEKDLAEGAYRGDVVTLQLGTNPRAKMMAMRDGFVKIFARRHSGTVIGGVVVGQRASELIYPIALAVEKKLAVDDLADTFTVYPSLSGSIAEAARKLHTRGL; the protein is encoded by the coding sequence ATGACTTCAAAGGTGAACTATGCATCTCAGCGAATTGTAATTATTGGTGGTGGCCCCGGCGGCTACGAGGCAGCGATGGTGGCTGCCGCATCCAACGCGGACGTGACTCTGATTGAGCGCAATGCCATTGGTGGCTCCGCCGTTCTGACCGACGTTGTGCCCTCTAAGACCCTGATCGCTACGGCGGATATGATGACCCGCTTCTCCGAGGCAGGTAGCTTGGGCATTGAGAACACGAAGGGCAAGGCGCCTCAGCTGCGTGTTGATATGGACCGCGTGAACCGCCGAGTCCGCGACCTGGCTCAACAGCAGTCTGCCGACATCAAGCGTGCCCTGGCTTCTGCTGGTGTGAAGATTATTCACGGTACCGGTAAGCTCCTGGACCGCCACACCGTTCAGGTGACTGATGAGGCTGGTCTGGTCTACCCCCTGCAGGCGGACTTTGTGCTGCTGTCGGTGGGTACGCATCCGCGTGAAATGGCGACCGGTATGCCTGACGGTGAGCGCATTCTGACCTGGACTCAGCTGTACAACCTTTGCGAGGTTCCCGAGGAACTGATTGTGATTGGTTCGGGTGTGACCGGTGCGGAGTTCGCCTCGGCATATAACGGCCTGGGTTCGAGGGTGACCCTGGTGTCTTCGCGTGACCGTGTGCTTCCCGGTGAGGACGAGGACGCAGCCCGCGTGCTGGAGGACGTCTTTGAGCGTCGCGGCGTGCGAGTGATGCCGCGTTCTCGTGCCGCTGCTGTTGAGCGCACTGAGGATGGTACCGGCGTCATCGTGACCCTGTCGGACGGCCGTAAGGTCTCTGGCACTCACTGCCTGGTTGCTATTGGTTCGATTCCGAACACTGAGGATTTGGGCCTGGAAGCTGCCGGTGTGGAGCAGACCTCGAGCGGCCACATCAAGGTGGACGGTGTGTCCCGCACGAGCGTGAACAGCATTTACGCCGCTGGCGACTGCACGGGCGTGTACCCGTTGGCTTCCGTGGCTGCGATGCAGGGCCGTATCGCTATGGCGCACATCCTCGGTGATGCGGTGCGTCCGTTGCGTACCGATAAGGTTGCCGCGAATATCTTCACCTCCCCGGAGATTGCGACCGTGGGTGTGAGCGAGAAGGATCTTGCCGAGGGCGCCTACCGTGGTGATGTGGTAACCCTGCAGCTGGGTACGAACCCGCGCGCGAAGATGATGGCGATGCGCGATGGCTTCGTGAAGATTTTTGCACGCCGCCACTCCGGCACTGTCATTGGTGGCGTGGTGGTTGGTCAGCGTGCTTCCGAGCTGATTTACCCCATTGCCCTGGCGGTGGAGAAGAAGCTTGCGGTGGATGACCTGGCGGATACCTTCACGGTTTACCCCTCGCTCTCCGGCTCTATCGCTGAGGCGGCTCGCAAGCTGCACACTCGCGGCCTGTAA
- a CDS encoding MFS transporter — protein sequence MSTSAPDTKASAASVKNTTPRSRVILASLVGTTIEFYDFYIYATAAVAVFPVLFFPSKDATTELLASFATFGVAFIARPLGSVIFGHFGDKIGRKATLVGALLTMGLATFIIGLLPTYHQIGLWAPTMLTIMRFCQGLGLGGEWSGAALLASEYAEDGKRARAAMWPQLGAPIGFVLANGFMLLLTSWISFNSATDAKNFDHPFLIWGWRIPFLMSIVMVAVGLYVRFKLEETPVFAKAAANNEKVKTPLVEAFKVAWWPMIQGTFIMVACYVLFYLMTAWVLSYGIGKADKGGLAIPYREFLVIQLISIIGFAIFIPISGWLADKYGRRTQQLWTTIAMAVFGLCFGLLISPSVVGTGANANVAVVTLFIFIGMCLMGLSFGSMSAYLPELYPTNVRYTASGIAYNVASILGAALTPFVAVWLNSSYGVGAVGGYLAFASILSVIFILLTHETRDVDMNAVSTTK from the coding sequence ATGAGCACCTCTGCACCCGACACGAAAGCGTCTGCTGCATCGGTGAAGAATACGACTCCTCGCAGTCGAGTTATTCTTGCCTCGCTCGTTGGTACCACCATCGAGTTCTACGATTTCTACATTTACGCCACCGCAGCAGTGGCTGTGTTCCCCGTGCTGTTCTTCCCCTCGAAGGACGCAACCACCGAGCTTCTGGCATCCTTCGCAACCTTCGGCGTCGCCTTCATCGCGCGCCCCCTCGGTTCCGTAATTTTCGGTCACTTCGGCGACAAGATCGGCCGTAAGGCAACCCTCGTCGGTGCACTGCTCACTATGGGTCTGGCAACCTTCATCATCGGTCTGCTGCCCACCTACCACCAGATTGGTCTGTGGGCACCGACTATGCTGACCATTATGCGTTTCTGCCAGGGCCTGGGCCTGGGCGGCGAATGGTCTGGTGCGGCACTGCTCGCCAGCGAATACGCTGAGGACGGCAAGCGTGCCCGCGCCGCCATGTGGCCGCAGCTCGGTGCCCCCATCGGCTTCGTGCTAGCCAACGGCTTCATGCTGCTGCTGACCAGCTGGATTTCCTTCAACTCCGCAACCGACGCTAAGAACTTTGATCACCCCTTCCTCATCTGGGGTTGGCGTATTCCGTTCCTGATGTCCATCGTGATGGTCGCTGTCGGCCTGTACGTGCGTTTCAAGCTGGAGGAGACCCCCGTCTTCGCCAAGGCTGCCGCTAACAACGAGAAGGTTAAGACCCCGCTCGTTGAGGCGTTCAAGGTCGCTTGGTGGCCCATGATTCAGGGTACCTTCATCATGGTGGCATGCTACGTACTGTTCTACCTGATGACCGCATGGGTTCTCTCTTACGGTATCGGCAAGGCGGATAAGGGCGGTCTGGCTATCCCCTACCGCGAGTTCCTCGTGATTCAGCTGATCTCTATTATCGGCTTCGCAATCTTCATCCCGATCTCGGGTTGGCTGGCTGATAAGTACGGCCGCCGCACCCAGCAGCTGTGGACCACCATCGCGATGGCAGTCTTCGGTCTGTGCTTCGGCCTGCTCATCTCCCCCTCCGTCGTTGGTACCGGTGCGAATGCGAATGTCGCAGTGGTCACCCTCTTCATCTTCATCGGTATGTGCCTGATGGGTCTGTCCTTCGGTTCCATGTCCGCATACTTGCCGGAGCTGTACCCCACCAACGTGCGTTACACCGCCAGCGGTATCGCCTACAACGTGGCGTCCATCCTCGGTGCGGCGCTGACCCCGTTCGTGGCAGTGTGGCTGAACTCCTCCTACGGTGTGGGCGCTGTGGGCGGCTACCTGGCATTCGCCTCGATCCTGAGCGTTATCTTCATCCTGCTCACTCACGAAACCCGTGACGTGGACATGAACGCTGTCAGCACCACGAAGTAA